A genomic window from Prunus persica cultivar Lovell chromosome G2, Prunus_persica_NCBIv2, whole genome shotgun sequence includes:
- the LOC18786238 gene encoding LOW QUALITY PROTEIN: 3-ketoacyl-CoA synthase 19 (The sequence of the model RefSeq protein was modified relative to this genomic sequence to represent the inferred CDS: inserted 1 base in 1 codon), with translation MELLMAMCLLALFYGLSCLHKIVLRRRDQACYLLAYECYMPTNDMMLSTDSCVKIVTRNKNLGLEEFRFLLKTIVNSGIGEETYCPKNIIEGREDDATLVDELLEMDDIVFDTLDKLFAKFSAISPSQIDILVVNVSMFSPAPSLTSRIVNRYKMREDIKTFNLSGMGCSAXLISIDVVQNLFKSYKNVNAIVVNTESISPHWYCGKEKSMMLTNCLFRSGGCSMLFTNNRDLKHQAKLKLNHLVRMHTGSSDEAYNCCMQVEDESGYKGFRLTKYLVKAASQGFTMNLQVLLPKVLPLREMLRYLVISKLKSAKSQKVKADEGVGLNLKTGIEHFCIHPGGRAVIDGIGKSLGLSDYDVEPSRMALHRFGNTSAAGFWYALGYMEAKKRLKKGNKILMSGFGAGFKCNNIVWEVLKDLDDANVWKDCIDSYPPNNLVNPFMEKYSWIDDEILNFVRFDVSQLAA, from the exons ATGGAGCTCTTGATGGCGATGTGTTTGCTTGCTCTTTTCTATGGTCTCTCCTGCCTCCATAAGATAGTTCTGCGTAGGAGAGACCAGGCCTGCTATCTGCTGGCCTATGAATGCTACATGCCCACAAATGACATGATGCTCAGCACTGATTCTTGTGTCAAAATCGTCACACGGAACAAGAATCTAGGGTTGGAGGAGTTCAGGTTTCTCTTGAAAACAATTGTCAATTCCGGCATCGGTGAGGAAACTTATTGCCCAAAAAACATCATTGAAGGCCGAGAAGATGATGCAACCCTAGTAGATGAGCTTTTGGAAATGGATGACATCGTCTTCGACACACTGGACAAGCTCTTTGCTAAGTTTAGTGCAATTTCTCCATCACAAATCGACATTCTTGTGGTCAATGTGTCCATGTTCAGCCCTGCACCCTCTCTAACATCCCGTATAGTAAACCGCTACAAAATGAGGGAGGACATCAAGACCTTCAACCTCTCAGGAATGGGCTGCAGTG CCCTCATTTCCATTGATGTTGTGCAAAACCTATTCAAGTCGTACAAGAACGTGAACGCCATTGTTGTAAACACAGAATCCATATCTCCTCATTGGTACTGCGGCAAAGAAAAATCCATGATGCTCACGAACTGTCTGTTTCGCTCGGGAGGGTGTTCGATGCTGTTCACAAACAACAGAGACCTAAAGCACCAAGCCAAGTTGAAACTAAATCATTTGGTGAGAATGCATACTGGCTCAAGTGATGAAGCATATAACTGTTGTATGCAGGTGGAAGATGAAAGTGGATATAAAGGTTTTCGACTTACCAAATACCTTGTAAAAGCAGCAAGTCAGGGATTTACAATGAACCTCCAAGTTCTATTACCAAAAGTGCTTCCACTAAGAGAAATGCTTAGGTACCTGGTGATATCTAAGCTTAAAAGTGCCAAAAGCCAAAAGGTAAAAGCAGATGAGGGAGTTGGGTTGAATCTTAAGACCGGGATTGAGCACTTTTGCATTCACCCTGGTGGAAGAGCAGTCATAGATGGGATTGGTAAGAGCTTGGGGCTAAGTGATTATGATGTTGAGCCATCTAGAATGGCACTTCACAGGTTTGGGAACACATCAGCTGCTGGGTTTTGGTATGCTTTGGGATACATGGAGGCCAAGAAGAGGCTCAAGAAGGGGAACAAAATTCTGATGAGTGGATTTGGAGCAGGTTTTAAGTGCAACAATATTGTGTGGGAAGTGCTGAAGGACTTGGATGATGCAAATGTTTGGAAAGACTGCATAGACAGCTACCCTCCTAATAACCTAGTCAATCCATTCATGGAGAAGTACAGTTGGATCGATGATGAAATTCTAAACTTTGTTAGGTTTGATGTTTCTCAATTAGCTGCTTAA